A stretch of the Vibrio stylophorae genome encodes the following:
- a CDS encoding NAD-dependent epimerase/dehydratase family protein — protein MADQMRVLIIGAGWLGLPLAMHLQTQGHWVMATRRSEKKILDENLHGHVPLVHLDLAKDNAESHLHQLLKQHQVSHVVGCFPPGLRQSTKNVAPKSTYAKQWQRIVNACHDLPLQKIVMVSSTSVYPERAQAMREEDASLTLAMAQDNFSDRARAMLQAEQTVIDSQHVYAIVRCSGLIGPHRHPARFAARMAQVSDAAPANMLHQTDAIAILTLMLSQADSMVVNATSPETVSKARFYQQAITLSGQSMALPEINQQPDKRILATRICQLGYQFRYPNTLDALAAIEPEHKVQQ, from the coding sequence ATGGCAGATCAAATGCGCGTATTGATCATTGGTGCTGGCTGGCTCGGTCTTCCTCTTGCGATGCACTTACAAACGCAAGGTCATTGGGTCATGGCCACGCGGCGCTCTGAAAAAAAGATCCTCGATGAAAATCTTCATGGCCATGTGCCCTTGGTTCACTTGGACTTAGCCAAGGATAATGCTGAATCGCACTTACATCAGCTTTTAAAGCAGCATCAGGTGAGCCATGTGGTGGGCTGCTTTCCGCCAGGACTTCGACAATCAACTAAAAATGTCGCACCGAAATCGACTTACGCCAAGCAGTGGCAACGCATCGTTAATGCTTGCCATGACTTGCCATTGCAAAAGATCGTGATGGTCAGCTCAACCTCAGTTTATCCCGAGCGCGCACAAGCCATGCGAGAGGAGGATGCCAGCCTGACTTTAGCGATGGCGCAGGATAATTTTTCCGATCGCGCGCGCGCCATGTTGCAAGCAGAACAAACCGTGATCGACAGTCAACACGTCTATGCCATCGTTCGATGTAGCGGCTTGATTGGTCCGCATCGTCACCCAGCTCGCTTTGCGGCGCGAATGGCTCAAGTCAGTGACGCAGCGCCAGCCAATATGCTGCATCAAACCGATGCCATTGCCATTCTTACTTTGATGCTCAGCCAAGCTGATTCCATGGTGGTCAATGCCACCAGCCCTGAAACTGTTTCAAAGGCGCGTTTTTATCAGCAAGCGATCACACTGAGCGGCCAATCAATGGCACTGCCTGAAATCAACCAACAGCCCGATAAACGCATTCTTGCCACGCGCATTTGCCAATTGGGCTACCAGTTTCGTTATCCAAACACGCTGGATGCACTGGCTGCCATTGAGCCTGAACACAAGGTGCAACAATAA
- a CDS encoding methyltransferase family protein, with product MLRALELKVPPLLLVALCAVAIYGASDQALPQYLWQWMGLCTGIGLAMAIVLNAFYCFYQQKTTVHPYQFEQVNALVQSGIYRFSRNPMYLAMAISLLAMTLGWPSVWAALVVVFFVVYLTYFQIKPEERLLASRFQQPYLDYCQRVRRWI from the coding sequence ATGTTGCGAGCATTAGAATTAAAAGTCCCCCCTTTATTACTTGTTGCGCTGTGCGCGGTCGCAATTTATGGGGCATCCGATCAGGCATTGCCTCAATATTTATGGCAGTGGATGGGGTTATGCACTGGTATCGGCCTAGCAATGGCCATTGTGCTGAATGCTTTTTATTGCTTTTATCAGCAAAAAACCACGGTTCATCCTTACCAATTTGAGCAAGTGAATGCGTTGGTGCAATCAGGTATTTACCGATTTAGTCGCAATCCCATGTATCTTGCCATGGCGATTAGCTTACTAGCGATGACGCTGGGCTGGCCAAGTGTATGGGCGGCGCTGGTGGTGGTCTTTTTTGTTGTTTATCTCACTTATTTTCAAATCAAACCAGAAGAGCGACTGCTGGCTTCACGTTTTCAACAGCCTTATCTCGATTATTGCCAACGGGTACGGCGTTGGATTTAG
- a CDS encoding Crp/Fnr family transcriptional regulator, translating into MQIKPYPHLRFGQKMAELQLQFEQQLKSLVHHSHDCIAGEILLEQGQTVEQLLIVSVGRVSMSTTANNGRRFQLGEVQCDDQIFGEIEFFTHEPCQWWVVAEDPLTVDFISFHALEKWLEVNPQFLIFFSGGLAFDYQDSLAISTQRLLHSIRYNIAQDLWLRQHQAQMPFVLGGFDKAEQEAERFGTSSRVYRRAVKSLIEEGWVMKTEQGLEIIDDAGLQAYLSEIEAES; encoded by the coding sequence ATGCAAATCAAACCCTATCCTCATCTTCGTTTTGGCCAAAAAATGGCTGAGCTTCAATTGCAATTTGAGCAGCAGCTTAAAAGCTTAGTGCATCATTCCCATGACTGTATTGCGGGAGAAATTTTGCTTGAGCAGGGGCAAACGGTTGAGCAATTGCTCATTGTCTCGGTGGGGCGTGTCTCAATGAGTACCACAGCCAATAATGGTCGGCGGTTTCAGCTTGGTGAAGTGCAGTGCGATGATCAAATCTTTGGCGAGATTGAATTTTTTACCCATGAGCCTTGTCAGTGGTGGGTGGTTGCGGAAGATCCGCTGACCGTGGACTTTATCTCTTTTCATGCGCTGGAAAAATGGCTTGAGGTCAATCCGCAGTTTTTGATCTTTTTTAGCGGCGGCTTAGCGTTTGATTATCAAGACTCACTGGCGATTTCAACGCAGCGGCTGCTTCATTCGATTCGCTATAACATCGCGCAAGATCTGTGGTTGCGCCAGCATCAAGCACAAATGCCTTTCGTTTTAGGCGGTTTTGATAAGGCAGAACAAGAAGCAGAGCGCTTTGGCACGTCAAGCCGCGTGTATCGCCGCGCTGTGAAATCCCTGATTGAAGAGGGCTGGGTGATGAAAACAGAGCAAGGGCTTGAAATCATTGATGATGCCGGTTTACAAGCCTACCTCTCTGAAATTGAAGCTGAAAGCTAA